In the genome of Oncorhynchus clarkii lewisi isolate Uvic-CL-2024 chromosome 4, UVic_Ocla_1.0, whole genome shotgun sequence, one region contains:
- the LOC139407864 gene encoding fos-related antigen 2-like, giving the protein MHLNHSADHETTLRGGKRGQLELSSDAINSWASSKSQQYPVKMQLPSSSFIPTINAITSSQELQWMIQPAILASKPGHCLPSHPYQPLDISSSLGPGSHTRLGVIRTVGNTHGRSRRSDQLNPAEEERRRLRRERNKLAAAKCRNHRKELTDQLQGETDELEREQACLKTQVERLQEEREKLERMLVLHAPVCLLGCDGHPQAQPLPPPAPTMYLTATSPLAKPLSPPPAIKQEPQEEMLFSFHHHEHCAIKPTYRHVEEYCPSVDSFTTPSMVSCSPARLVDLSCPMLSHHHPSLGGQDRSFREEALPNNLLSKPLPGSDMSLEDGLLGPRFSPNLLTL; this is encoded by the exons ATGCATCTGAACCACTCCGCGGACCACGAGACCACTCTCCGTGGCGGGAAAAGGGGTCAGCTCGAGCTCTCCTCCGACGCCATCAATAGTTGGGCATCCTCAAAATCCCAACAG TATCCTGTCAAAATGCAGCTACCCAGCAGTTCCTTCATCCCCACCATCAATGCCATCACGTCCAGTCAGGAGCTGCAGTGGATGATCCAGCCAGCCATTCTAGCCTCCAAGCCTGGCCACTGCCTACCCTCTCACCCCTACCAGCCCCTGGACATCAGCAGTAGCCTGGGGCCTGGGAGCCACACAAGGCTCGGGGTAATACGGACAGTGGGCAACACGCATGGAAGGAGCAGGCGTAGTGATCAG TTGAACCcagctgaagaggagaggagaaggttgaggagagaaaggaacaaGCTGGCTGCTGCCAAGTGTCGCAACCACAGGAAGGAGCTGACCGACCAACTGCAAGGA GAGACTGATGAACTGGAGAGAGAGCAGGCCTGCTTGAAGACCCAGGTTGAGAGGctccaggaggagagagagaagctagaGCGCATGCTAGTGTTGCATGCCCCAGTGTGTCTACTGGGCTGTGACggccatccccaggcccagccactgCCCCCTCCTGCCCCGACCATGTACCTCACAGCCACctcccccctggccaaacccctGAGCCCCCCTCCCGCGATAAAGCAGGAGCCTCAGGAGGAGATGCTGTTCTCCTTTCACCACCATGAACACTGCGCCATCAAACCCACCTATCGCCATGTAGAAGAGTACTGTCCCAGTGTCGACAGCTTCACCACCCCATCCATGGTGAGCTGCAGCCCAGCCCGTTTGGTGGATCTATCCTGTCCCATGCTGTCTCACCATCACCCCAGCCTGGGTGGGCAGGATAGGTCATTCCGGGAagaggcccttcccaacaacttGCTCTCCAAGCCTCTCCCTGGTAGTGACATGAGTCTTGAGGATGGACTACTGGGACCACGATTCTCCCCCAACTTGTTGACTCTGTAA